In Fusarium oxysporum Fo47 chromosome XI, complete sequence, the following are encoded in one genomic region:
- a CDS encoding S-adenosyl-L-methionine-dependent methyltransferase — translation MALDETTPVTVTEDDDSTTAQPLHPVTHWEQLNEEVEAQDNDADSLISDPAESTASMTSSILSYRTIQGRTFHSERGNAQYWASNDEQQNESMDIVHHFLSLLLDDKLFLSPLKDNIQSALDIGTGTGIWAIDFADQFPGAKVVGTDISPIQPSWVPPNLEFHIDDCTQPWTFAPDSIDFVHMRYLFGSIKDWSALFKEAFRTCRPGGWVESHEASAMMESDDGTVTDTSAMHEWGRFFIEGGKKMGQPCTIIEDDLQQKCMREAGFEDIQVADYKIAIGGWPKDKKMREIGQYVLAALEQDFEGYVLYMASQLLGWSMQEVKVYCAQLRRELRSTANHPFFRYRAVYGRKPQTS, via the exons ATGGCATTAGACGAAACAACTCCTGTTACAGTGACAGAAGATGATGATTCCACGACAGCTCAACCTTTGCATCCAGTCACGCACTGGGAGCAATTGAATGAA GAAGTGGAGGCGCAGGATAATGATGCCGACTCTCTCATCTCCGACCCCGCCGAGTCGACAGCGTCAATGACTTCGAGCATTTTGTCGTACCGAACCATTCAAGGACGAACGTTTCACTCAGAAAGAGGAAACGCTCAATACTG GGCTTCCAATGATGAACAGCAGAATGAGTCGATGGATATAGT ACATCATTTCCTCAGCCTTCTGCTTGATGATAAACTATTTCTATCGCCTTTGAAGGATAATATACAG TCAGCTCTGGATATTGGAACCGGAACAG GTATCTGGGCTAT TGACTTCGCCGACCAATTCCCAGGCGCAAAAGTCGTAGGTACCGATATCTCACCTATCCAGCCGTCATGGGTTCCACCGAACCTCGAATT CCACATCGACGATTGTACGCAGCCATGGACATTCGCTCCAGATTCCATCGACTTTGTTCACATGCGCTATCTGTTTGGCAGCATCAAAGACTGGTCAGCCTTATTTAAAGAAGCGTTCCGGACATGTAGACCCGGCGGCTGGGTCGAAAGTCACGAGGCTTCAGCAATGATGGAGAGCGACGATGGAACCGTCACAGATACCAGCGCTATGCATGAATGGGGAAGATTCTTTATCGAGGGGGGGAAGAAGATGGGACAACCATGTACCATAATCGAAGATGACCTTCAGCAAAAGTGCATGCGCGAGGCTGGCTTTGAGGATATTCAAGTCGCTGATTACAAG ATTGCTATCGGTGGGTGGCCTAAAGATaagaagatgagagagatTGGTCAGTATGTTCTAGCCGCTCTGGAGCAAGACTTTGAAGGCTACGTCTTGTACATGGCGAGCCAGCTCTTGGGCTGGTCTATGCAGGAAGTCAAGGTATACTGCGCGCAGCTGCGCCGTGAGCTTAGATCGACTGCGAACCATCCTTTCTTTCGTTACCGCGCGGTTTATGGTCGAAAGCCACAGACTTCTTGA
- a CDS encoding cytochrome P450: MAGTSPALKWGGIFFLTSIGYFVFKLYQQRVFFRRSVKKYNLPTLPGHSWLLGNLITVGKIMMKYPEDVHGQLMPDFLARDYPEIAELGICYIDLWPISWPMLATFHPDIAAQFTQETSRPKHEIIRCQFRPLTGLKDLVLSEGAFWKKWRATFNPGFSTQNITALVPEFIEEALIWKKYLQEIAKDGRVVPLEDCVMKATCDIIGRSVLGISLGIQTGVDDKIFPTLKSAISLLVTDWSPPQWGRLLNPFRHSRLSSLNRQLRSQLQPLIEAQLQNHECNEGPKTVNGLAIRTYMKEYGSEGTSGSTIDSDFLDVTIENLKIFLFAGHDTTASTLCFAYNYLYQHPDVLAKLRVEHDAVLGTDPSDATRRISETPTLLNQLSYTTAIIKETLRLEPPIGSCREGSPTFFLRHPETGQQLPTDGFILFSASKAIHRNSKFWSEPDKFIPERWLDPVAHKNAFRPFELGPRGCIGQELALTELRLLLAMTVRELEIVPAYKEKDEVLLGYQAYQAQMPGELTAHPSKGMPVTVCLRKAGNTHK, encoded by the exons ATGGCTGGAACCAGTCCCGCGCTGAAATGGGGcggcatcttcttcctcacgTCCATTGGGTACTTTGTCTTTAAGCTTTACCAGCAGCGGGTCTTTTTTCGGCGATCGGTCAAAAAGTACAACCTT CCAACACTACCTGGTCACTCATGGCTTCTAGGTAACCTCATCACCGTGGGCAAAATCATGATGAAGTATCCGGAAGACGTCCACGGTCAATTGATGCCAGATTTTCTCGCTCGAGACTACCCTGAAATCGCGGAGCTGGGCATTTGTTACATCGATCTGTGGCCCATCTCATGGCCGATGTTGGCAACCTTTCATCCTGATATCGCGGCGCAGTTTACTCAAGAAACGTCACGACCAAAGCATGAAATTATCAGATGTCAATTTCGACCGTTGACGGGGTTAAAAGATCTTGTTCTGTCCGAAGGAGCGTTCTGGAAGAAATGGCGAGCGACCTTCAATCCTGGTTTTTCGACGCAAAACATCACGGCCCTTGTTCCTGAGTTCATTGAAGAGGCATTGATTTGGAAGAAATACCTGCAAGAGATCGCTAAAGATGGACGTGTTGTCCCTCTTGAAGATTGTGTCATGAAGGCTACTTGCGATATCATCGGTCGTTCTGTCTTGGGTATAAGTCTGGGCATTCAAACAGGCGTTGACGACAAGATTTTCCCGACACTCAAAAGTGCCATCTCACTGCTTGTCACAGACTGGTCGCCACCTCAATGGGGTAGACTTCTAAATCCTTTCCGCCACTCTCGCCTCTCGTCTCTAAACCGACAACTTCGCAGCCAACTCCAGCCACTGATAGAAGCTCAACTTCAAAATCACGAATGTAACGAGGGGCCGAAGACCGTGAATGGTCTCGCCATCAGAACGTATATGAAGGAATATGGCTCCGAAGGCACTTCAGGGAGCACTATTGACTCTGACTTTCTGGATGTCACCATTGAGAATCTGAAGATCTTCCTATTCGCTGGCCATGACACCACGGCATCTACGCTCTGCTTTGCTTACAATTATCTTTACCAACATCCAGATGTCCTTGCCAAGTTGCGGGTGGAGCACGATGCAGTCTTGGGGACTGACCCATCTGATGCAACCAGAAGGATATCTGAAACCCCGACATTGCTCAACCAGCTTTCTTATACCACTGCGATCATAAAAGAGACTCTGAGATTAGAACCGCCAATTGGATCTTGCCGAGAAGGCTCTCCGACATTCTTCCTGAGACATCCTGAGACAGGGCAGCAGCTTCCAACAGACggcttcatcctcttctcagcAAGCAAGGCCATCCACAGAAATTCTAAGTTCTGGTCTGAGCCTGACAAGTTTATCCCGGAAAGATGGCTTGATCCTGTCGCTCATAAGAATGCGTTTCGTCCATTTGAGCTAGGTCCTCGGGGATGTATTGGTCAGGAATTGGCTTTGACAGAGTTgagacttcttcttgctATGACCGTTAGGGAGCTTGAGATTGTGCCTGCATACAAGGAAAAAGACGAAGTTCTGTTGGGATATCAAGCTTATCAGGCACAAATGCCTGGAGAGCTGACAGCACATCCCAGTAAGGGTATGCCTGTCACGGTATGTCTTAGGAAGGCCGGAAATACCCATAAGTAG
- a CDS encoding general substrate transporter, with amino-acid sequence MSTESPSPCGYPSKDHPQVENIEDPAASSNNAPIVFLNEQISYGKGGIRGVVQSPYIFGAAFLASMGGFSFGYDQGVISIVNVMSQFHETFPRTETAFGKGFMTGMLELGAFIGCLFMPTLADKISRKKALSIVVVIFNIGAIMQTAANSYGLLVAGRTIGGIGVGTLAMGAPIYISEIAPPNLRGTLLVLESVSCVLGVVVSFWITYATRHLPGDLSFRLPFGLQMVCSTILGIGIHFFPYSPRWLALVDRSNDALQSLEKLRRLPRTDPRVEKEHIGICNEVALQKIMQEKRHPGVSGLKLETLGWKDLFQKKSWHRTSIAVGVAFFQQLSGINAFIYYAPTLFQSLGQSSEMSLIMSGVFNMLQLVAVTVCFFIIDKVGRRPLAIWGGIGGGTAWGIMAVLVGVFNDKWSSNPSAGWAAVAMAFCFILIYGVSYAPLGWALPAEVFPNASRSKGVALATATVWLFNFIVGVATPPMIESIGFGVYIFFGSWCFLAAVWAFFLVPETKGKTLEQMDEIFGDHAGQEELEIMQFRMGIVEYGQKKDVVEV; translated from the exons ATGTCTACTGAGAGCCCTTCTCCTTGTGGATATCCTTCCAAGGATCACCCACAAGTCGAGAACATTGAAGATCCCGCTGCTTCATCAAACAATGCTCCTATCGTCTTTCTAAATGAGCAGATCTCATACGGTAAAGGCGGCATTCGCGGCGTCGTACAATCGCCCTACATCTTCGGCGCTGCCTTCTTAGCATCCATGGGAGGCTTCTCCTTTGGTTACGACCAAGGAGTCATCTCTATCGTCAACGTGATGAGCCAATTTCATGAGACATTCCCTCGCACTGAGACTGCATTTGGCAAAGGCTTCATGACTGGCATGCTAGAGCTCGGGGCTTTCATCGGATGTCTCTTCATGCCTACGCTCGCCGACAAAATATCACGCAAGAAGGCTCTTTCGATCGTTGTagtcatcttcaacattggCGCTATTATGCAAACTGCAGCTAACTCCTACGGCCTTCTGGTGGCTGGAAGAACTATAGGCGGTATAGGCGTTGGGACGCTTGCAATG GGTGCACCAATTTACATCTCAGAAATCGCACCGCCCAACCTGAGAGGAACGTTGCTTGTCCTCGAGTCTGTCTCATGTGTTCTAGGCGTGGTCGTATCTTTCTGGATCACCTATGCTACCCGCCATCTTCCCGGCGACCTCTCTTTCCGACTCCCGTTTGGTCTTCAGATGGTCTGCAGCACTATTCTCGGTATCGGCATCCACTTCTTTCCCTACTCACCACGATGGCTTGCTCTTGTTGACCGATCAAACGATGCGCTGCAGAGCTTAGAAAAGCTACGTCGACTCCCCAGAACCGACCCTCGCGTTGAGAAAGAACATATCGGTATCTGCAACGAAGTGGCACTGCAGAAGATCATGCAAGAGAAGCGACACCCAGGCGTCAGCGGCCTCAAGCTCGAGACTCTTGGCTGGAAGGATCTTTTCCAGAAGAAGTCCTGGCATCGAACTTCCATCGCCGTTGGAGTGGCCTTCTTCCAGCAGCTTTCAGGCATCAACGCATTCATCTACTATGCCCCTACACTCTTTCAGTCCTTGGGTCAATCCTCTGAAATGTCTCTGATCATGTCTGGTGTCTTCAATATGCTACAACTTGTTGCAGTGACTGTTTGCTttttcatcatcgacaaagTTGGACGACGGCCACTAGCGATCTGGGGCGGCATTGGAGGTGGCACAGCATGGGGCATCATGGCAGTTTTAGTGGGTGTATTCAATGACAAGTGGAGTTCCAATCCGTCTGCAGGCTGGGCTGCCGTGGCAATGGCCTTttgcttcatcctcatctaCGGAGTCTCCTATGCTCCATTGGGCTGGGCTCTTCCCGCCGAAGTCTTTCCCAATGCCTCTAGGTCCAAGGGAGTAGCACTTGCTACAGCCACAGTCTGGCTCTTCAATTTCATTGTGGGCGTCGCAACACCCCCGATGATTGAGAGTATCGGTTTCGGTGTTTATATCTTCTTCGGGTCTTGGTGTTTCCTCGCGGCTGTTTGGGCGTTCTTCCTGGTCCCAGAGACCAAGGGGAAGACATTGGAGCAGATGGACGAGATCTTCGGTGACCATGCAGGTCAGGAGGAGTTGGAAATTATGCAATTTAGGATGGGTATCGTCGAGTATGGGCAGAAGAAGGATGTGGTGGAGGTCTGA
- a CDS encoding FAD dependent oxidoreductase-domain-containing protein, producing MSHIKQVVAIRRKPGLTRQEFFDYHFQVHGKLSQAPSPDITPSKYFQTHIQDAVYNHQEGQGVNANPWWAFSDDIVELYFQSEDHMKTIFGSQYVREHVGPDGINFSDFASALPVTVQERVVPLHESENAPSEDVDTLSVSPVAMYYLTVTGGETDDIITGFVNSLQKFAGSQVRTLVANTPVELSLNPDAYFGSNSNRPKFNLIFAIHLRGKESVADVRKAQKDFEAGHGAKINLPNSWIAFGQRGLVLNQNHNIQFDSSRQPKLRGMATSAQPHVIVVGGGIIGAAIAWHLAQHTSVTVVAEDIGGPASKASFAWLNASSVSQKFYYEFRRRSLQRWKQIHTELPDLPISWSGSINWHKPTEVLAKTERNLTAWGYDIADMKKSQVSKQEPFFDQSTLPDRALYYPEEGAMEAHVVAQMLVANAEAQGNVKVIRATAKGLLQENGSVRGVKLASGEEISGDHVVVAAGLGSVPLLATEGITVPITSVPALIVNSKPTDESLVRHVVNSKYLYIRQTSDGIIKAGCENPGDDPGDDPEAMAHQVFSKVRSTLAGGETIEFDYYTVGYKPTPKDGLPIIGPTGLEAVSVAVMHSGVTNAAIVGELLSKQILTGEMDPNLEHFRLDRFNE from the exons ATGTCGCATATTAAGCAAGTAGTAGCCATAAGGAGAAAGCCCGGTCTCACCCGACAGGAGTTTTTCGACTATCACTTCCAAGTTCACGGCAAACTCAGCCAAGCACCCTCTCCAGATATTACTCCATC AAAGTATTTCCAGACCCATATCCAGGATGCAGTATACAATCATCAGGAAGGCCAAGGCGTAAACGCCAATCCTTGGTGGGCCTTTTCCGATGACATCGTTGAGCTTTACTTCCAATCCGAAGATCATATGAAGACGATTTTCGGCTCGCAATATGTCAGAGAACACGTCGGGCCGGATGGTATCAACTTCTCCGACTTTGCATCGGCATTACCCGTGACTGTTCAGGAAAGAGTTGTTCCGCTACACGAGTCTGAGAACGCGCCATCTGAAGACGTTGATACTTTATCGGTTTCACCTGTCGCGATGTACTACTTAACTGTAACCGGCGGCGAAACCGACGATATCATCACTGGATTCGTCAATAGTTTGCAGAAGTTCGCAGGGAGCCAGGTCCGCACTCTTGTTGCGAATACTCCAGTAGAGCTGAGCCTCAACCCGGATGCTTATTTTGGGAGCAACTCCAACCGTCCAAAATTCAATTTGATCTTCGCAATCCATCTACGCGGTAAGGAAAGCGTCGCGGACGTGAGGAAAGCCCAGAAAGATTTTGAGGCAGGGCATGGAGCCAAGATCAATCTCCCAAATTCATGGATAGCCTTCGGTCAACGCGGCCTCGTCCTCAATCAGAACCACAATATTCAG TTTGACTCATCTCGGCAGCCCAAACT GCGGG GCATGGCAACTTCCGCTCAACCTCACGTAATTGTCGTTGGCGGCGGTATTATTGGTGCCGCAATCGCCTGGCACCTGGCTCAACACACTAGCGTAACCGTCGTTGCAGAGGACATTGGTGGGCCCGCCTCCAAAGCCTCTTTCGCTTGGCTCAATGCGAGCTCCGTCAGCCAAAAGTTCTACTACGAGTTTCGCCGTCGATCCCTCCAGAGATGGAAACAGATCCACACGGAGCTTCCAGACCTTCCAATCTCCTGGAGTGGCTCCATTAATTGGCACAAACCCACTGAGGTCCTGGCGAAGACCGAGCGTAACCTCACCGCATGGGGCTACGATATCGCCGACATGAAGAAATCCCAAGTTTCTAAGCAAGAGccattctttgatcagtctaCCTTGCCAGATCGGGCCCTCTACTACCCTGAAGAGGGTGCTATGGAAGCCCATGTTGTCGCTCAGATGCTCGTGGCGAATGCAGAAGCCCAAGGCAACGTGAAAGTAATCAGAGCGACAGCTAAGGGGCTTCTCCAGGAGAATGGAAGCGTCAGGGGAGTCAAGCTGGCTTCTGGCGAGGAGATCTCTGGCGATCATGTTGTCGTGGCTGCTGGGCTGGGTAGTGTGCCCCTTCTGGCTACTGAAGGAATCACAGTCCCTATCACCTCGGTACCAGCGCTGATTGTAAACTCGAAACCGACTGATGAAAGCTTGGTCAGGCATGTAGTCAACTCGAAATATCTATACATTCGGCAGACATCAGATGGAATCATCAAGGCGGGCTGCGAGAATCCAGGCGATGACCCAGGCGACGATCCGGAAGCAATGGCACATCAAGTCTTCTCCAAGGTCCGATCAACGCTGGCTGGGGGAGAGACCATTGAATTTGACTATTACACAGTGGGTTACAAGCCGACTCCTAAAGACGGCCTGCCAATCATTGGACCAACTGGACTGGAAGCGGTCAGTGTCGCTGTCATGCACTCTGGTGTTACAAACGCTGCTATTGTCGGAGAACTGCTCAGCAAACAGATCCTCACGGGCGAGATGGATCCAAACCTTGAGCATTTTCGTCTCGATAGATTCAATGAATAA